DNA from Ptychodera flava strain L36383 chromosome 15, AS_Pfla_20210202, whole genome shotgun sequence:
gtgtattgttgaatgttaaaaaatgtgttgctgttgttttttgaggctgttttttgagaaaaaagaattgaaaatgcctttttaaaagcaaaataatacctaatgacttgatatgttgttttatcattattgacgtgtttctacttgttcacccattcttgcattcatcattgcaatgaaatgctgtgaaaaaatatgaacctgatgtggcctgcatctgtttaccttgatcttaaaaggcaaatacaactttctgtcttgacaaccataccatagtttcaatgttttacctagtgtacctgcttggtttgtacgcaggaaagaagtagaaaacaggctctataatttcataattttcaagtgatcagaatacaaaagtcctgaaaagataagataataacaacttccagtataagggatacagtcactctaaatgtataaattaaaattaaaaatgtgccttgaggatgtactaaaaatacagaaagttgcttcctgtcggtaaaatctaaaaaaattcaagattttaaagacttttgcagatttttttttacacatttgtcttctcatttatgttttttttattttgcaaactagtttgaagatttttttttcctttctgctctgaaatttttttttttctgtttatgaccaccccccccctcccaagatctaatggtccgtccctaatgCTTTTGGAGGCCTTTATAGTCAAGAGTCAGACTCAGTGAAGGCATCTGAAAGCATTATAATGACATTCTACCTGTTAATATCAATATCAGCATTGACGAAAGTAGGTCAggtataaaaagtaaaatttctcaGGCTCACTTGTATTAAGGCCAATTGTCACTCACAATTGGGactttttcttcaatttgaGGCTAAATTAATTGAATCTCATTATgtaggaaatatcacatggccATTGAAGAGATCACCCACGATTACGCTTTACGCAAGATCTGGCCTCAATATCATCACCTCTGCAATCATCATTGACTCACCGTCGTGCAGCTTCTTCAATGCTTTCTCCGGCCTGAACCTTTCCACCAAATCCGTTCCAGTTGCCAACTCCAAAACCCCTCTTCTTCATACCCAATAATATTTGCTCATTTTTGACGATGTAAACTATTGTtagaagtttttttttaattatatgATTTGGTGACTCCATGATCtctgtgaaatatgcaaaaatataaatatgcaaatatatatatatatatatatatatatatatatatatatatataatatatatatatatatatatatatatatatatatatatatatgtgagtATTTAGGCGGGCATATATccactacgggatcaatagatcgatccgaaaattgatctacttagcagactacccaggtAAAGAGCGCCTGtgcctctgccactcgggtagcttagTCATTGGAGTGGcccactcccagcagaacacgtcaaggagtggcagggctcgttttcgcagcaaggcTGTTTGTTACTAGCTATAGGCCtcctgcatggcagggctgtgtttaCTATTACCGACTATAGCAATGGTGGGTAACAcacaccatggatgtaaaaaatacatccatgcaCACACCCGTGCCATGCCATGCCATAGTACATGGCTAGGTCCGACCATGATTTACAGTAGCACTAAAACTAGTGGTGGTTCATGGCCTGCGCAATTGTGCAACCAGCTAATGGTCTCCATAATCATACCTGATCGCTGTGCTAGGTCAATAGTATACATTTAAACCATATTTAAGTCATTACCTGTTCCTTGAATTAATGTTGGGGGTTAGGTTTTCGTGTCAAATGAGGACACTTCCCGCGCTTACAGTGGTTTGAATTACATCACAGCTTGCAGCTGCCAGCTGGAATCAttgacagcgccctctatgtaatattaacattttcatttgtttttcagaaCATGTAATAGTTTCTGATTGCCCCATTCAAGTCCCAATTCACTGGGGTCTTTTGAATAATCCAATCATTACTGATTCTCGATTTCCTGATCAGAGTATTCGAATGAAAAAGACTAAATATATAAATTAGCTTGTGTTCAAGCCTTACAATCACCAAATGAACCAAAGTGTCCTACAGACTCCTTACGAGATCACAGCAGAATGATTGGAATATATCACAATATCTCTACCACCAGATAAAGAAAATGTCTTTGTTGGATTTATTAACCATAGAAATTTGGATGAAGCTGTGTGTCTATGCCAGTAAAAAGTATGTGATTGTCCCCCCTTCTAATACTCTGTGATCCATTTGTGACAGTGTGATGCCCCCATCTACAAGTCTTAGGCTGATTCCTTTTAAGGTAATATATGTCTGTTGCAATGGCTATGGTCAATTTCTGCCAAAAGAAATAGGAACAACTGTACTAATCATTTTCTGCTATCTCAGTGAAGTTAAAAATCTTGCAATTTTTGTCTATTTTTGATGAAACTGATGCAGATCCCATGGAGGCTGGGATTTTGACATAGagcaaatataaacatacaGATCTAAGCACAGTCAGATGTAGTTACATAAGCAGTTCGATATACACATTAGTTTATCTAGACATACATGCAGATATATGCACAAATCTACTtttcacatacacatatatgcaAGCACAATTAAATGTACAGACTCTTGTGTGTgcatagtaaacacctattgcctggtcatgagggctatagcgaccgtctattaccccgaggggccgtgtgttaccagaaacaaatTGCtattcccgaggccgtaggccgaggggtatagcgatgtgtttctggtaacacatggCCACGAGAGGTTATAGACGAGTGCTATagccgaataaagaccaggcaataggtgttttataacacaccacatgctcatgttgtattgttatatagttttaatgtgttttgatattttgcaccgcaacaatccattgtgacaagtttactgggcgatgttccACAGcgctttcagttgtacgtggtaccactttctttcaaaaaatattctaagtatacctagcaacatccttagttgcaccttaatctttccgtcgatgagctattCAAGTTcttacgctgttggaatgttggaaatgttggaaatctgttttagagaatgtgtcgtcacctatcccggacgcacaatCACCTATTAGTCACcggccattgttgcaaagctgcagacgacactacggtcacgtgaccgggcacttttccaaatttggtcagaactatttccctagggaaatagcttttcaaaaaatatcctctgacgtcacttttgtcgatttggtggggactagacgtatctattttctcgtcacgtgacgtattctggcgaatcgcgacacggaatgagcatgtggcgtgttataatttTACTGTGCAGACTACAATACTTGAACTAGACAGATCATAGCTGATGGAAATTCATCTAAAATATCCGTTAAatctaaacatttttttaatacaTGCAGATATATGCACAAATCTACTctttacatacatatatgcaaacataaacaaatctaCACTCTTATATGTGCACATTATTATCCCATGCAGACTACAATACCTAAACCAGACCAATCATAGATGGAAATTAAACCAAATTGCACAAATCTATATGTGTCTACTTGATGCCTACATAGTGACAAAGGATATGGACTATCCAATAAGTACAGATTACATGTAGACAATTGCGTGGCTTTCGGCAACATGCAGGTGCGTGTGTCTTGCTTAGTTTAATTCTGTTACTGGCAGATGTTAAACTGTCGTGAGCGGTGATCTTGAGGATTAATAGGGTGAAGCGTACTGAAAACTTACACGGCTGTCTCTGCAATTGGAGCCAAGAGGTTTAATAATATCGCTTCAATTGAGTGCCCGTGGCAAGATGgcttctggttttgataacgtTTTGATCAGCAGAGCCAATTTCCTGGCGAAATTTTCACATTGACTTCACATCCCCTCCGTCGGCACTTTTGAGCTCGCAATAGGTGACCTCAATCCCAGTGTCACGCGAGTTGCGAGTACTAAACAGGGGGTGTCAGGTGCATCTGTGCATTTTGAATTACGCAGGGTTGATTGTTTTTTTGAGGCGACTTATCCATTCTTGTGTCATTCCTTTCAGATTTCCTTTGTTGAATGGTTTCTCTCAATGATCTTTCAGGTTGCCTCTCAGTCAGTCGACAAACGATTTAAAGGATATAAGGCATTCTGCCTGATGTGACCATGTCAGGAAAAATAAAAGTGGAATGACCCTTCTAAAAACTGTACAGTGCACGATCTGAAGTAACTGAATGTGCAACATTGATGGGTTATTGTCGTGAAATTGGtatatttcacactttcacCACCGTGGTCTGGCCTAAACTCTTTGTTGTCAATGACCAGTGTGGTCCTGTTTATCAGGAATCCTCGATAAACAGATTAAACCCTAACACAGTTTGGATTCTGCTACCATTCTGGAGTTCTCAGTGGCCTTCATACACACATCAGAAAACAAAGGAATTTACTTCATTAGTTTTAAGTTTTAGTATGAATGCTTATGTAAAATGGTTTCGCCAAAAGCCATTTCTGTCAATGGTGAGCTTGGACTTGTTCACTAGGAATCCTGGATAAACAGGTTTAATTGTCATACAGTTTGGATAACGCTACCATTCACAGCTCTCCATGGCCttcagaaaaaagaaaagaaaagaaaaggaaTTGTAAGGAGTTGTATTTTTTAATATGAAAGCTCACGTAAAATTACAATACACTATTGTAAAAAGTGATATCTTACAAGGAACAAATCAACTTGGATATCATTTAAGGTGTGGACAAATCTTTCATAAGCAGAGAAAATGACTTTGGGTACtcgaaataatgaaatttctacACTTAACCTCCAAAGAAAACAGAACAGCACGTTCGATGTCTACATACTCAAAGCCACTTAAATTTCAAAGACattcaaggactttttcagcaattttcaacgACTTTTCGAGGTCCAAAGTACCATATGCCAGGTATCATTTTTACAACGCATCACTTTTACATATTATTGCACTTTTCATTTTTAGGATATCAGGACTGATCATCGtgccaattttgaaaattgtgggtagattatcaattttccaggaatttgtttcattttcaaaagccTTCAAGAAATTCAAGGAGTATACCGACTCTATATGAACTTCCTTGTCTCGTATTTTTCCTCATGTCAATGTGAAGAGTTAGACATCAGTTATCAAACAGCATTGattcttatatatatttttgacattctcCTAAAAGCCTTTTCATGACTGTACAATAATGCTTTAGATTTCAGCCATTCCATAAGACACTAGCTGCTGTTTCATCGCAGTTATCTTCAATCTATACATTAATTTCAGAATGAGCTACCCTCTAAATTTACATTACTGTTTTATGTCAGCAAAATCTGTGACAATAGAAACCCAAAGAGTTTCTGAACAAGATAGCTTCTTCAACTTTTTGCTTTCCAGAAaagtaattttgataaatttgcatcCTTTAAATTATATGACTTTGATAGAGGCTTCGAACTTGCCTGGCCTCAGTATCTGTCACATCATCTCAGAATAGTTACAGTCAAAAGTTCTCAAAATTTATACATAAAAGTGGAGTTTATAAGGCAGTGAGAGTTAGAGTGAGCTGCTACATTACCAATGCATGTGTTTCTGGTGCTGGCAAGTTTTGCTGTtcaagaaaatttatctaaaatTTTCAGATGTGGCAGAAAAGGACTAAAATGGATGAAAATTCTGTTTGAACTTCTAGAATAACCAAACTTTTCGTGTTTAAAAATGAAGAGAAATAAAACAATGTTGGTATTTACCATTTCTGAactctttgaaatgacattggACTTGGTCTAGCTGTTGAACTCTGTGGCGGAGGATTCTACTGTGTCCTTGATAGAGGAAATATCCGTAAAACTTGGATCCTTCCAGCATGATGGGAAACCAGTATGTGTCGTCCAGCCACATCTTGCTGTATGGAATGGCCTTGGAGCTAAACCACTTGGGAAGCATTTCTGCAAGGGAAAAAGGGATTCGATTCTCAGGCATTGGAAATAGTTGCAAGGAACTGTTTGATATTTCACATTTGACATGAATAAATGTTGTGACAATGTGCATGCTGACACTATCAATATAAGCAGCTCACGCTGTAACTTGGTTTGACCTGAAAGATTCATGCAGATCTGCTATCAAACGTATGAATTGAGTCTTATGGCGCTTGTTGTAACATCAGGATTTTGgaataaaaacatcaaacttTCACTTTTATCATGCCCTTGATGAGAAGACGGATGCAACTTTCATTGCATATTGTGACGTCAAAGAATACAAGCATGCATGGAAAAAACAAGAGAGCGCATATATACTTTAGCAAAGATTTATTTTAAGACACGACAAAAAGAGCAATCCACGCACGTGTCAAGagttgaaaactaaaaagtggcctTGATTTTGCTTAGGCAGTGCATTTCATTGGATCAAAGGATGTCCtttttattactattattagcAACGAGGTAAGTTAAAGGTTTTGATGACGTCCTTTATGGAGACCATTAATATAATAACTTATCCCCTTGTACCTTGAATGTTGGAAACTTCCGACGCTGTAATGAATTACTATATATATACCCTGAGTGTTGGAAAATTCCTGTGAGATCCCATAAGCGTTTACGATGTGTTTACTTTTATATGATAAAATTGGTAGTGGTAGACAAGGGGTAAATTGGTAGTGGTAGTCAAGGGGTAACGAAAACAGGAAATATAAAAAAAGTTGGCCATTTCATCTCGGACATGCCAAGTCAATCCTTTTATTTTTCTACACATCACAGAGCTACTGGGAACTGAAAGGACTGTGCAAGATCATATGGCTACAAAAATGTATCTTAAAGTTTGAGAAGTGGGGCTGTTTGCACAGCGCTTCATGGGACTATTAAGGAACTACCTCCAACACAAGTCTGATACATGTACCAATTTAATGATATTGATCATGAGAGCTTTGTCATTTGTCTGATGACTGTTGCTAGTACACCAGTGACTCAAACCCAAGTGACGAGAGAAGTGAGTTATCGAAGAAGAAATTATGGTAAcctaaaatgataatattttggataattttctTAAAGAAAATACGAAGTCGAAGTAAAATTCCTTTTTTCTTCTCTCCAAAATAAACAGAATCAGCCTTGCAAGTACAAGGCACTGTGTGCAATGTGgaatattattttttgaaaaatgaaccTTACAGACATACAAGGTGTATAACAGTACGACATGTTCGTTTGATCTATATTCAGTCTGTACTGattgtaccaaaattttaggAAAAAGAGCTGTATTCAGGGTCCacacaatcaaagtaacttaaaattcaaagattttcaaggacatttctgtaatttttaaggACTTTCTTGAGGTCCAACATAATATTTTCTAGAtattataattttttacaatatatcaGTTTCAATATCATTTTTACATTATCACAACTGATTGTCttgtcatttttaaaaataccgtcaatgacgctgtaccttctctaatgtgtggccaggtcaggtaattggttgttggcatggagttgttggtaaatagttgatgatgtaggggcatgaggtgggatatggacccaaagaacccaaaagatgattaaatatatcaatcaaaaaaattctaagctatcagtataaactgcctaaacatagttcaatgtggaaaaaagttaaataattcagaaataagaattaacagtccaaaatagtaatgacgcacttccctactgacctgagtgcatgtgaaatacacaacctggcatctataaattaaatgtaccgtataccaagtgatcattttaagtcacttttaactgttttaaatggattttccaaagagtcctgtggaaatgatgaaaaacgcttatctggtcttgtgtttgtataacctcatggctgataattgtcatagtattaaaaaaaaattgaaagtgaagaaattactgtttttgataggcatattttccttgaaatacatgaccgtgtaaagaatatatgctaaaagtgtttaagagtaaatttcttttcaaaaaataatttaatctgtgaccaaaggatttttattctttgagtttacaaattcaaacattgcaatttgttcaatcatcttgtgcagagcaaaattataaaatgactgaaaaataaaaaaaattggcagaattacagtctttgtgatgtaaaattatgggttgacatcacaataattgttaatctgttcgaagtactactatactataatttaaaaaagaaaagttcatgcagaaacggtaacatatattgtcagcaatgtagtgttaattttgactttacatcaaaatatgcctttgctggataccaaatatatagggcgaaatattaaaatcagccatgttcagcaaaatccacacaacagcattgatccttttctaatttgatttgatttgcttatagttatccttgtatgacagtcagtacaatatggaacttgaacacaacacagtgaataagtatgctgtaaatgaaatggtgtggctgcatccacatgcagcaataggagtgtctttgtctctcaccctTATTTCCAACCtctcccatccctgaaaaaatagtttggtcttatatttataatgttaataatttctgtatttgttaaaatgtgtgcatctaaaaaacttttgatcataaacattttcattttttatagctgaccagtcagttaacctgtttattttgaatatttgcgcatttttcctcagtttttgacattttcagaataccttcttattcaatttgtcattttctaaaagttaaaatgctcctttgtgtggtcaagctttccacaagcatcaaatgtggtacggtacttcatataggaaggtctgcctctagagggcgggcatcatgaacagtgtttgttagttatttcctccacataaacttctgattgtactgtaaacattgaacatggccgacgtccgattttcctgtctaaaactttcactcattttcgttcatatgactctgaaactccaggaaacgattgggaagaaagagttatcttgaaatattgagatactcgccgatattttgcaaattaaatgagaaaaaatgcaaggaaaatgccgactgGCTAACACaacgaccgttttcagactcagaggcatcatatgatcatctgcagattatgcaacaggcccatatcacgtgaggccatgaggggatatccacgcaactcagtaccaaacactagcgcacacagagtgagcgcACACAaggtgagtacccctaacgtcagctcagtagtctgtaatagattgtagtcaactaagaaaccttggagaaaggcttaacactggctATGCCGTTAAGtcccatttgatttttgtcacagctcaaaatcgttctcctacacctcaacctgaaccatgaacacccccaccagtttatgatatgacccatcacaatggcatgacgtcaacggatcttgacagacggaagtagttgacaccagcatactggttttcaactctaataccttctctgtctataaatagacacgagaaggtaaaaattgcagatGGATTATCGATTTTCCAGGTCTTTCCGGGACTCAATGTCATTTCCAAGGACTTTCAAGGAGCCTTCAGAGACCCTGTGCTTTATGTACAGAGGATGAAAACATTggaaaaacacatcaaaagttcaaaaataATGGAGCTTTTGGGAAATGTTTGATGAAGTATCATTTTTCATATCCAGCATTGGTATCAGTGCCATCATCAAAGAGATTCGCATTGGTGTTATCATTAATAAGAGGTGTCACTTTCACAGTCcagaaaatttatttcacaatcATTTATCACTAATGAACCAGAGACCGCATCTGCATCTggatcaaacaaacaaaatttaacgCAGGGGATAACATTGACACAGACCTTCAGGAAAGGGCATACCGTGGTAATGAGCCCCCACGAGATATGCAACGCACACAAAGGATGACTGATCTGCAAAGCAGTATGTGTGAAACCTGCTCCCTCACCCCACGCCCATGGCATCCCACACCATGCGCTTTGATGCCAGGCGAGCGGAGCAGGTTGGGGAAGACAGGAAAAGGCCTGAAGCCACGTGGGTGATCGAAAGCCCTTGTGTTTAATTGAAAACCAAACTGAGTGACTGAAATTACTGAGGAAGCCCCCCTACAGCTGTAGATCTATATATATGTGTAAGGCTGGGAGTGGGTGGACGGGAATTCATGCATGAAGTGTTGTTGATTACTGAGTGGAAAAATATTCCTTTGTCTTCTGAACAAAGAACGAATGCATGCAAACTTGGAGATGGGATGAAAAAGGACGAGATGCTTTATTCTTACGTTAAgatagtgtgcgcctcgaaagtgaaagacaaatttttgctcaatctttcaaaaatgaaactttcaaccattctcttcaaaaatcaacaaaaaactcaggagtcaccgtgcaaagtttgggactagggaaacaaatttcccaacattttgcgatatttgaaagtcaaaatggccgccatctctgtgttaaccctatgggggaaaaaactaaatttcagattttcgaaaaactaagacggtgatactttttctttctccaagcgttaaaatgagtccccacatgtggtagtagatcagaaaagaactgtagaaatttgagagtccgaatatctgtcccaaaggcgCGTTCTACTTTCAACCCCTGATTACATGACTACCTCCTGTAATCTAGTCAGGATGGTATCTTAAGAcataaataccttttagacactttcagatttttatttttttctgaaagccctgatatagagctatccgaccaagcagaGTAcatggtcattatttgcataggagtcacgtgacaagcgttttgctgaaccttccaaaaccgttttttcccgccttatgcgaacacgctgcaagatttccggttggaatttcttcattgacaagccttgattatatccttcaaaaccatgtctgggattttctttatttgcctttgttattttaaatccgctcttaaaggtgttagatgaaggtgcttttcaaggaattttaattatcacgccatataatttgaatggagcctccgggaaaaaatcgcagacacggttttgaaggatattgtcaaggcttgtcaatgaagaaattctaaccggaaatcttgcagcgtgtttgcataaggcgggaaaaaccagttttttgaagcttcagcaaaacgcttgtcacgtgactcttatgcaaataatgaccgtgtactgtgcttggtcggatagctttatatcagggctttcagaaaatgtatactttattggggtttgggacgtgttcaattgagaaaaaaataaaaatctgaaagtgtctaaaaggtatgtagctaccttaagacATAAACACCATGGTGGAAGATCGCGACATACTCATCCACAGTTCCTATATATGTGTCTGATGTTAGTCGCGACATCTCTCTTACCTTCAGATTCCTTGACATCACCATTATATGTGTCAGTCTTGAAGACATGGACTTCTAAGACGACTGGATCATCTTGGAATTCAAAATCCAGCAAACCAACTCTCTCCAGTTTATCAGACACCAAGTTGCATTCTTCTTGTAACTCTCTAATCACAGacatgagagaaaaaaaaatttacaggtCGGATGTAGTATCATAGTATGAATAAACTGTAAAAACTTTTGGTGTATTTTCCAGAATTTTGTTCTGTGTTTGGAGGGGggacaataaaacaaaacaaacaataaaaaaaattcttgttcCATAGCCAAAATCTTGTGGAAGTGCTCAGTGTCGACATTTTGACACATCCCGTATTGCACATTTGGCCTATCTTATTCTTGTTAATACATCCTATATTGCACATCTTGTCCAATCCCATCATTGATAACTGTATTGTACTCAAGTATAGAATTCCTtcatcaaaaataacattacatATTGTACGATTGTATTGTACTGGCAAAGTTACACGTGATACTTCGTCTTCCAACATgcgtcagttgtcaatcaaattattttacaataaatcattttcacaaaacaaaattcgaGCTATGCTTTAATTTCAGGCACTTGTAACAGTATACTGTATCTGCCTCAAACCAGAGCTAAGTCGGACTACAACAAGAGCAGCGCTTAATATTTTTAACCACACTTTCAAAAGTATGTAAATGTGAGGTTCAAAATAATCACGCAAAACAAAGGCCatcgtcagtaacagatatcacTTGCAGACTACACTCACTGAACACAGTCGAGTCATGAGTGTGCCCGAGTTGACCCGCTGAGCGTTAGAAAGCGGGGCAGCGGGTTCCGTTGTGGGTACATTGTTGCAAGGGCacgtcctggctgcaacactgattGTAGTCACTATCACTTTCAAAGGTAACATCAACAGAACTTTTCACATGTGTTCCATACCCTAGCAGAGCTTAGAATCTTGAATCTGACAAAGGACAGGACGCGGACAAAGTTATGACGTCAtggtacagtttttgattcgcaAGTATGACTAATTCCtccaggaaactttcaaccattctctttcaaaatcaagaaaatcaaaaatcagtggtcactgtgcaaagtttggtgtagagaaacaaattacctggtattactgatatttgaaattcaaaatggctgctatccctgtgttaactctatgggagaaaacaaaattccaaattttcacaaaactaagccggtgaaaactatGTATTTCATAAGTTTCAAAATTaaccctcacaagtggtggGCCACATATATATTGTAAAAGCTtgagagtcctaatatctgtccctgaggtgcattctaccttaaccctttgaatgctgtaatttttcccaccaaaattttagtgcaacattttactgattttcttaaaattttctgtaatttttttgataattttggactaaatggacaccacatttcattgactacagttcgttatcaaaattttaccaaacatttggaaaaaatttactggggtatattttataaaagcgacaaaaattgactttggtgctcaaaggttAAACGACAATATCAACAAACTTTTTCATACCAAATACTCTCATTTAAAAAGAGTTACCGCTACAGATTTGGAGGTAATTCTTACGGTGTATCCAACACATGAGAGAGATGTTTGCTATCGTTGAAATTGATTAAAACTGTCATAGAATTACTATTATAAACCTGACTTTCCCTGAGGGTTTGAAAATTTATAACTACTTCCAAGATTACGAGCAGGCCTCTACCTGTAATTGAATATGAGGCATAAAGATAATATTCTGGTATAGATTTCAAACTATAAAATTGAAATCTGATTGGCAGTGTAGCATTACCCTCAATCTTTGAAACTGCTCTGGGAAAAAAACGACTTCATCATCGTTGGGAAAAAAACGACTTCATCATCGTTGACAAAGTGCTAAAGAACAGAGCGTGTTTCTGTTTTTGCTCTTGAATGTACAACAACCAATAGTTTAGAA
Protein-coding regions in this window:
- the LOC139151154 gene encoding oxidized purine nucleoside triphosphate hydrolase-like isoform X2 — its product is MDDAVKISSNEILEMSGGRFTKKILTLVFVTRENQVLLGLKKRGFGEGKWNGFGGKVEKGESIEQAAARELQEECNLVSDKLERVGLLDFEFQDDPVVLEVHVFKTDTYNGDVKESEEMLPKWFSSKAIPYSKMWLDDTYWFPIMLEGSKFYGYFLYQGHSRILRHRVQQLDQVQCHFKEFRNGHGEL
- the LOC139151154 gene encoding oxidized purine nucleoside triphosphate hydrolase-like isoform X3; amino-acid sequence: MSGGRFTKKILTLVFVTRENQVLLGLKKRGFGEGKWNGFGGKVEKGESIEQAAARELQEECNLVSDKLERVGLLDFEFQDDPVVLEVHVFKTDTYNGDVKESEEMLPKWFSSKAIPYSKMWLDDTYWFPIMLEGSKFYGYFLYQGHSRILRHRVQQLDQVQCHFKEFRNGKYQHCFISLHF
- the LOC139151154 gene encoding oxidized purine nucleoside triphosphate hydrolase-like isoform X1, translated to MDDAVKISSNEILEMSGGRFTKKILTLVFVTRENQVLLGLKKRGFGEGKWNGFGGKVEKGESIEQAAARELQEECNLVSDKLERVGLLDFEFQDDPVVLEVHVFKTDTYNGDVKESEEMLPKWFSSKAIPYSKMWLDDTYWFPIMLEGSKFYGYFLYQGHSRILRHRVQQLDQVQCHFKEFRNGKYQHCFISLHF